The segment GCAGTCTTGGTTCACGGCTGGATCATTATGGCATTGGCAGACGCAGGAATCTCTGGGGTCACTCTTGATGCCAGCCTGACAACGCTTACTGCAGTTCTTCATCAAGCCTTTGTCCAGGATGTAGTGGCTGATAGCGGAGCGCAGGTTCTTCCTCATGGGATCTTTAATGGGCAGTAACTCGTGAAGGGAATTGAGGGAATATGAGATTATGTCTGGATTCTGTGGTAATGTGTTGAGCCATTCCTTGTAGGCAGACGGAGAGTTATCAGCAGCGAAGAGTAGGTCTGGCTCTGTCGTATGACCCCCCTTTATTTCTGTGAACCTGTTGAGGATATGAGTAACTTTAACATCTGGTCAACACTGAAGGCTTCAAAGGCACACAGGGGTCAAACATAAATGCCATCAGAGGCAAGTTATTCCTTTTTATAATTATTCACATGGCCATCAAGTGTTCTCCGTTAATTGTCATTAAAAGTGAGGTGTTGGTTAAACTCTTAAATCAGACACAAGTCAGCCACAGTTCAGTCTTTTCTTTaagaacagaaagagaagtGCAAATAACCAGAGGACGTATCAAACATGAGAAGAAAACCGTATGTCCCATACCTGTCATTGAACATGCTGGAGAAGGCCGTCTTGCTGTCCGTCTTGTCAATGTCTTTGTTGCAGTGCTTTGTTTTGGCTGATATCGTAGCATGGTAGGTTGCTGATGCCTCAACATCCAGGCAcatcttcacctcctccacacTGAGGCCCTGAAGGTTGGCCTTGCACTCCTTGATGCTTGTCACAGATTGAACACTCCCTCCCAGTTTCACCTGGAATCACATTATCAGTGCACacatgaggatttttttttccttttggtaattaaaaaaaaaaagcttaaaattGATCTATGTCATCGTTTTGGTTCACCTTGGTGATGTAATGGGTGCCAAAGTTGTCAATCAGTGAGTAGAACTGTCGTTTGTGGTGACAGTTGTAGATATTTGGGAGATCCTTCACTGCTTTGTTAAAATCTCTGTGCAGCCCGGGTGTGCCGGTCACTCTGTCGCTGTTCAGTGAGACACAACAGAGGACAGATCAGAATGAAACAGGTGACAGAGAGTCCTGCACCTCAGTATTTTGATCAGTtaatcttggtttgattgatctTACCTGTAGTATTCACACCCCATGCTCTGGCTTGTGAAGCTGAATTTGTCATTCTTGGTTTTTTTCATGGAGTATTCAGCCAGTTTAGAATGGGTACcagcgagcatcagtgaggcGCTTTTATCAACCCTTTTAAAATCCAGATTGACCTTCCAGTTGTTTTCAACAGAAGAGGTGATGGAGCTGACCAGAGACTCACTGGATTTGTGGAGAGAACTGGTCACCTTGCTGTTGCAGGTCTGCTTGGCTCTCCAGTCGACCACTGACAGGGGAAGCTTTTGCAGTTTGTTCTCCAGAAAGGTGTTCTTACACAGGGTGCATGTCTTGTCCTTGCGTTTCCACTGACTCACATCGATCACGTAGGCCTGCTTACGTTCCATGGTGGTGATGTCGAAGCCTTCCCCGGCCAAATTGGTACCCGGAGCAAACTCTGCATCCTTGCACTGTTCGGGTGTCCCCTGGATGCAGGACGGATTTGTGgattgagggagagagagcatgaaGATGGCAAAGATGCAAACACTCAACAGACACATGTTGCTGGTACATGTGATGAAAGATGCAAACTGTTTTatcctgtaaaacaaaaaagaagttaGATCTCAACGAACTGTTGGACAGACGAAATCATCCACCTGactgtcaaactttatttgatgTATGCATCTTTTTTTAGACAGTCAGGTcaaagatgttttaatgttcTCTGATTATGAACATGCTACATCCAAAAAGATCTTTGTTAATACAAccttcttttacttcttttgtttaaatgtcaaattttaGTTGAAAtctgtaattttgtttttaaggtcTGCTACGTTAATCAAcgtaaaataaatcatttcttgtctctcttcagctttccaatcaattaaggcaaaaaatcccaacttaaataaaataaaataaatcatagcCGTGATGATAATAGTGCACATAAGATTACGTACTTTAAAGCAAAATTTGAGACATTAAAAAAGGAGGTACAAATGAGCACAGACTCACCTCTGTCTTGTGTGTTCATGCTGTGTGCATGAACTGTCTGCAACATGATCAGTCTATTGTATTTAAATGcaacggaggaggaggagggcgtgACATGACGTACTTGGAAAATGATAAAGATCTTGTACAAGAACAAGGGCTATAATAAGTGaatttaaaaatagtgtcttCACACTTTGAGGATGAAGCAGTAAAGCATTGGCTGTTTTTCTACAGTTGTGGTTTGAGTGTGCACTATCACCCTAATACACAACCATGTATGGTAACATCATGACTGTCAACCAATGGAGGAAAGGCTACAGGACCTGACAAAGCTTCTTTTTAagtgatcctcttttaaatgtgattaaacatttatatcctGGTGGGAGTTGTTATTCTTCGATGACCATGACCCCATCTAGACGCCATGAGGGTTCAATGATCTGTTGAGTTGCATGGAGCAGCAGGGACTCTAGTCTTTTGGGACTTTGCTTCAGAAGCAGAGGGACCCCAGTTCAAGTCACCACTGCAGACCAAGTCTGGAGGTTGGGCTTGTAGCTGAAGTGGTGCCAGTTTACTCGTCTGTCATCTTTGTCACCTTTGTCTTGCGGGGtaaaaaaatgttcacactcacacagagaggagacaccaCTCACATTGAGAATTGACTTCAAGATTATATCTTTTCAAGCGCTGCTTAGATTTGTTCCTGTTACAAGTTCAGTTCACTTCTTTAGCACCTTccccttttttaaaacttctgaCGCTCTACATCTCATGTTTTTAGTCAAAATTCAAAGGTGTTGAAGAATTTTCCATTTTTGCCCTCCAGAGCTTGCTGAGAAATTCTCTTCAgtcctttgttctttttttaaatcctgactTTGGATCTCTCTTTTGAtcaatatttatgttttaaatgtgttctaCTTAAAAATAGAATCAACCTACAGTAAAACTAAGCATTTAAAACAGCCGCACAGAAACAGATGATGGAGTTGGTGGTCTACAGGCAAACTCTTGCAGATAGTGACAACATGAAAGTCAGTCTGGCTTTCCAGTCAGTATCAAACCTGAGACCACAGACCTATCATATCTCTGAAGTAGTGGTGGGCTCACTCGCTGGGATAAATGTGGTGAGCgaaacattaaaatcatcaaTATTTAGAACACATGGACAACCCAGAGCCCGAAAGGGTATGCTGTATTTTTATTCAAGAACACAAGAATGTAAATGCAAGAGTTGTATTTTTCTATCAGTATCAAGGATACTTAAAAAGACAGTGCAAGTAGACGAGAAATTCAGGATTGACTAAGCCAAAGGTTATAATATGATGGCAATATTCTGTAAAACTGCATATTCAAACCAAACATTAAGACATTCATTTTTTGGTAAAATGATAATGTGGCTAAATATAAAACGCACAAAATCATCCATTTTAATTGTCATTATAGAAGCCATTCAACACTAAGATAAAGTGGTTAAAGCAAGTGAGAAAGAAGACAACATTATAGGTAGAGATATCAAAGATTTAACACGTGGAAATAATGCATTCAGCTGCATTAACCTCTCGAATAGAAGCATCATTAAAGCCAGACTTTGGTTACATCACATCAACCTTTGGCCCTGCACTAAGACTCTGGTTTCCCTGTGAGCTCGTTTtgtccacaaacacacccatctTCAACAGGACAGCCTTTGGAATAGGGTGAGCGTGACGGGACACGTACAGCCTCTTCAAGTTTTCACTCATGGGTGAAGGTTTGTAGTCCGTGCATGACTTTCCACCCAGACTCGGAGCACATGCAACATCCAATTTAAAGAAGAGCTGCCCGTGGTTCAGGTTGCAGAGGTCCTTCTTGACTCCAGCAGAGAGAACTTGATCACACTGTCCCAAGAGATCATCGTCCCACTTGTTGTCCTGATCCCACACTTCAAATTTCACTACCTTACCTGATGACAAATCCTGACTGCCGAGATCCACAATCATGGCCCAGTGTGGATTGTTGTTGTTCATAATGACAGGAGAACGCTGGACCATCACCTTGTTGAAAAACACTTTCACGTAGCCATCTGTTGCTGTGGTGTAATCCCCCCAAAGACCTGTAGCCCGTTGCACCGTTAGGATGACTCGTGCCATGCCTCTGCGGGTCGGGCAGCAGTCTTGGTTCACGGCTGGATCATTGTGGCATTGGCAGACGCAGGAATCTCTGGGGTCACTCTTGATGCCGGCCTGACAACGCTGACTGCAGTTCTTCAACAAGCCTTTCTCCAGGATGTAGTGGCTGATAGCGGAGCGCAGATTCATCCTCACGGGATCTTTAATGGGCAGTAACTCGTGAAGAGAATTGAGGGAATATGAGATTATGTCTGGATTCTGTGGTAATGTGTTGAGCCATGCCTTGTAGGCAGACGGATCTTTTTCAGCAGAGAAGAGTAGGTCTGGCTCTGTCGTATGCCCCCCCTTTATTTCTGTGAACCTGTTGAGGATATGAGTAACTTTAACATCTGGTCAACACTGAAGGCTTCAAAGGCACACAGGGGTCAAACATAAATGCCATCAGAGGCAAGTTATTCCTTTTTATAATTATTCACATAGCCATCAAGTGTTCTCCGTTAATTGTCATTAAAAGTGAGGCGTTGGTTAAACTCTTAAATCAGACACAAGTCAGCCACAGTTCAGTCTTTTCTTTaagaacagaaagagaagtGCAAATAACCAGAGGACGTATCAAACATGAGAAGAAAACCGTATGTCCCATACCTGTCATTGAACATGCTGGAGAAGGCCGTCTTGCTGTCCGTCTTGTCAATGTCTGTGTTGCAGTGCTTTGTTTTGGCTGATATCGTAGCATGGTAGGTTGCTGATGCCTCAACATCCAGGCAcatcttcacctcctccacacTGAGGCCCTGAAGGCTGGCCATGCAATCCTTGATGCTTGTCACAGATTGAACACTCCCTCCCAGTTTCACCTGGAATCACATTATCAGTGCACACATgaggatttttttccttttggtaataaaaaaaaaaaagcttaaaattGATCTATGTCATCGTTTTGGTTCACCTTGGTGATGTAATGGGTGCCAAAGTTGTCAATCAGTGTGTAGAACTGTCGTTTGTGGTCACTGTCGTAGATATTTGGGAGATCCTTCACTGCTTTGTTAAACTCTCTGTGCAGCTCGGGTGTGCCGGTCACTTTGTAGCTGTTCAGTGAGACACAACGGAGGACAGATCAGAATGAAACAGGTGACAGAGAGTTCTGCACTTCAGTATTTTGGTCAGTtaatcttggtttgattgatctTACCTGTAGTACTCACACCCCGTGCTCTGGCTTGTGAAGCTGAATTTgtcattcttgttttttttcattgagtAGTCAGCCAGTTTAGAATGGGTACcagcgagcatcagtgaggcACCTTtatcaatcattttaaaatcaagattGACCTGCCAGTTGTTTTCAATAGAGGAGGTGATGGAGTCGACCAGAGACTCACTGGATTTGTGGAGAGAACTGGTCACCTTGTTGTTGCAGGTCTGCTTTGCTCTCCAGTCGACCACTGACAGGGGAAGCTTTTGCAGTTTGTTCTCCAGAAAGGTGTTCTTACACAGGGTGCATGTCTTGTCCTTGTGTTCCCACTGACTCACATCGATCACGTAGGCCTGCTTACGTTCCATGGTGGTGATGTCGAAGCCTTCCCCTGCCAAATTAGTACCCGGAGCAAACTCTGCATCCTTGCACTGTTCGGGTGTCCCCTGGATGCACGACGGATTTGTGgattgagggagagagagcatgaaGACGGCAAAGATGCAAATACTCAACAGACACATGTTGCTGGTACATGTGATGAAAGATGCAAACTGTTTTatcctgtaaaacaaaaaagaagttaGATCTCAACGCACTGTTGGACAGACGAAATCATCCACCTGactgtcaaactttatttgatgTATGCATCTTTTTTTAGACAGTCAGGTcaaagatgttttaatgttcTCTGATTATGAACATGCTAcatgtggggtccctgagcagctccttcagcagcagactgagactcccaccctgcaggacggagcgctaccgcaggtccttcatcccatctgcaatcagactgtttaacaccagcactgctgtgtcccgttaatcatctgttctcatctttcattccactacatggaagttactatgtgactatgcacattcacaaataactactttatccatctgaatcgcactgttcttcatactgtgtatgtttgtttttaaattacctGGTGCATTtcttatcgtgcaataacttaccttatctatttatcagatagaagtgtacatagtgtgtatacatctgtaatagttgccatattttatttcattttactttattttattctattttattttattctattttattttattcttttttattttattttattctattctattttacctttgtcattgctattattattgttattgtatttttaaactACGTTAGTACTTTGTTGTATttccctgtcccgtgttgtaagctgctgtaacaaaagaatttcccccaatgggggacaaataaagtatatcttatcttgtcttataaTCCAAAAAGATCTTTGTTAATACAACCTTCTTTtacttcttcatttttttaaatgtcaaacttcACCGAATCGACTCCTGGCCAcgaacatttgctgcatgtcttcccccgctctctactccctacatttcttgtctctcttcagctgtactatcaattaaggcaaaaaaaagcccaaaaatcccaacttaaataaaataaaataaatcatagcCGTGATGATAATAGTGCACATAAGATTACGTATTTTAAAGCAAAATTTGAGACATTAAAAAAGGAGGTACAAATAAGCACAGAC is part of the Notolabrus celidotus isolate fNotCel1 chromosome 20, fNotCel1.pri, whole genome shotgun sequence genome and harbors:
- the LOC117832265 gene encoding perforin-1-like encodes the protein MCLLSICIFAVFMLSLPQSTNPSCIQGTPEQCKDAEFAPGTNLAGEGFDITTMERKQAYVIDVSQWEHKDKTCTLCKNTFLENKLQKLPLSVVDWRAKQTCNNKVTSSLHKSSESLVDSITSSIENNWQVNLDFKMIDKGASLMLAGTHSKLADYSMKKNKNDKFSFTSQSTGCEYYSYKVTGTPELHREFNKAVKDLPNIYDSDHKRQFYTLIDNFGTHYITKVKLGGSVQSVTSIKDCMASLQGLSVEEVKMCLDVEASATYHATISAKTKHCNTDIDKTDSKTAFSSMFNDRFTEIKGGHTTEPDLLFSAEKDPSAYKAWLNTLPQNPDIISYSLNSLHELLPIKDPVRMNLRSAISHYILEKGLLKNCSQRCQAGIKSDPRDSCVCQCHNDPAVNQDCCPTRRGMARVILTVQRATGLWGDYTTATDGYVKVFFNKVMVQRSPVIMNNNNPHWAMIVDLGSQDLSSGKVVKFEVWDQDNKWDDDLLGQCDQVLSAGVKKDLCNLNHGQLFFKLDVACAPSLGGKSCTDYKPSPMSENLKRLYVSRHAHPIPKAVLLKMGVFVDKTSSQGNQSLSAGPKVDVM
- the LOC117832263 gene encoding perforin-1-like; protein product: MCLLSVCIFAIFMLSLPQSTNPSCIQGTPEQCKDAEFAPGTNLAGEGFDITTMERKQAYVIDVSQWKRKDKTCTLCKNTFLENKLQKLPLSVVDWRAKQTCNSKVTSSLHKSSESLVSSITSSVENNWKVNLDFKRVDKSASLMLAGTHSKLAEYSMKKTKNDKFSFTSQSMGCEYYSDRVTGTPGLHRDFNKAVKDLPNIYNCHHKRQFYSLIDNFGTHYITKVKLGGSVQSVTSIKECKANLQGLSVEEVKMCLDVEASATYHATISAKTKHCNKDIDKTDSKTAFSSMFNDRFTEIKGGHTTEPDLLFAADNSPSAYKEWLNTLPQNPDIISYSLNSLHELLPIKDPMRKNLRSAISHYILDKGLMKNCSKRCQAGIKSDPRDSCVCQCHNDPAVNQDCCPTRRGMARVILTVQRATGLWGDRITATDGYVKVFFNKVMVGRSPVIMNNNNPCWAMIVDLGSQDLSSGKVVKFEVWDEDTWNDDLLGQCDQVLSAGVKEDLCNLNHGQLFFKLDVACAPSLGGKSCTDYKPSPMSENLKRLYVSRHAHPIPKAVLLKMGVFVDKTSSQGNQSLSAGPKVDVM